A window of Halobacteriovorax sp. DA5 contains these coding sequences:
- a CDS encoding DUF4398 domain-containing protein: MKELKNKITFLILLLSLGSCGLTTVRPKLEMTYAQVAFLAAKEAGGQTLAPNLYRKAEFYYLKAKSSYKRKFFNKAKKYAILSKQFSEKAEFKAYRKKTLDSI, from the coding sequence ATGAAAGAATTAAAAAATAAAATCACATTTTTAATTTTACTTCTATCTTTGGGTAGCTGCGGTCTAACGACCGTACGCCCGAAGTTAGAAATGACTTATGCACAGGTTGCTTTCCTTGCGGCCAAGGAAGCTGGCGGACAAACACTCGCCCCTAACCTTTACCGAAAAGCCGAATTCTACTACTTAAAAGCAAAATCAAGCTACAAGAGAAAATTCTTTAACAAAGCTAAGAAGTACGCCATTCTATCTAAGCAATTCTCAGAAAAGGCCGAGTTCAAGGCATATCGTAAGAAAACTCTCGATAGCATTTAA
- the pal gene encoding peptidoglycan-associated lipoprotein Pal, which translates to MKKLFTLLLLGSALVMTSCGSSSKTDDTTSVESVDYSNASLEVNGDSDSGKAGALRTVYFAFNSSGLSSSTKATLEANADFLKGNTSVEVQVEGHADERGGREYNMALGENRARAIKNYLVALGVDASRISTTSYGKERPISFGHNEDSWSQNRRGNFVIIAK; encoded by the coding sequence ATGAAAAAGCTTTTTACACTATTACTTTTAGGTTCTGCACTAGTTATGACTTCATGTGGTTCATCATCAAAAACTGATGACACAACTTCTGTAGAATCTGTTGATTACAGCAATGCTTCTCTTGAAGTGAATGGTGACTCAGATTCAGGTAAAGCTGGTGCACTAAGAACTGTTTATTTTGCATTTAATTCATCAGGACTTAGCTCATCAACTAAAGCAACTCTTGAAGCAAACGCTGACTTCCTTAAAGGAAATACTTCTGTTGAAGTACAAGTAGAAGGTCACGCTGATGAAAGAGGTGGACGTGAGTACAACATGGCACTTGGTGAAAACCGTGCACGTGCAATTAAGAACTACCTAGTAGCTCTTGGTGTTGATGCTTCAAGAATCTCTACTACTTCTTACGGTAAAGAAAGACCAATTTCATTTGGTCACAATGAAGATTCTTGGTCACAAAACAGAAGAGGAAACTTCGTAATTATTGCTAAGTAA